From Oryzias melastigma strain HK-1 linkage group LG15, ASM292280v2, whole genome shotgun sequence, one genomic window encodes:
- the mesd gene encoding LRP chaperone MESD: MAAGGWRWCSRLVLCACLLAVSSARAGEDQKKKKDIRDYNDADMARLLEQWEKDDDIEEGDLPEHRRPPPPVDFSKVDPSKPEELLRMSKKGRTLMVFATVSGEPTEKETEEITGLWQGSLFNANFDIQRFVVGSNRVIFMLRDGSLAWEVKDFLVAQDRCADVTVEGQVFPGRAAGGAQDGQKKQNQEKEPNRAKPEL, from the exons ATGGCGGCCGGTGGCTGGCGGTGGTGCTCGCGGCTTGTGCTCTGCGCGTGTTTGCTAGCTGTTAGCTCGGCACGCGCCGGTGAggaccagaagaagaagaaggacaTCAGAGACTACAATGACGCGGACATGGCGCGCTTACTGGAGCAGTGGGAG AAGGACGACGACATCGAAGAGGGCGACCTGCCGGAGCACAGGCGGCCGCCTCCCCCCGTGGACTTCTCAAAGGTGGACCCGTCCAAGCCGGAGGAGCTCCTCAGGATGTCCAAGAAGGGCCGGACGCTGATGGTGTTCGCCACCGTGTCCGGAGAGCCCACGGAGAAGGAGACGGAGGAGATCACGGGGCTGTGGCAGGGCAGCCTCTTCAACGCcaactttgacattcagag GTTCGTGGTCGGCTCCAACAGGGTGATCTTCATGCTGAGGGACGGCAGCCTGGCTTGGGAGGTGAAGGACTTCCTGGTGGCCCAGGACCGCTGCGCCGACGTGACGGTGGAGGGTCAGGTGTTTCCAGGGAGGGCCGCCGGGGGGGCCCAGGATGGACAGAAGAAGCAGAACCAAGAGAAGGAGCCCAACCGGGCCAAGCCGGAGCTATAA